The Flavobacterium sp. 1 genome contains the following window.
GATTGGCGGGCAAAGATATTTTTTTTCAATCTGCAAATATGATATATTACAAGTATGTAGATTGTAAAGTAAATTGACACTCTTGACGAAAGCACCAAAGTGATTTGAAGTTTCTGCAATTATGTTTATGACCGTAAAGTAACACTTGAATATTGTAAAGATAAAGATTATCTTGGTACAATATTTTAGGTGCAAAACGGACTTGTTTAATTGGTTAAGGAATAATTAAATATATTAAAGATTTAAATACACGAGTGTTGAATTTGCTATAACTTTGTTTTGTGAACAAATGTTGGACTATCGAAGAGATTGAATCCGGAAGGGAAAAAGATTAAAAGAAGAAGTTTAAGCTCTTTTCTACGAAACTAAAGAATCGAAAAAAATAATATTTTGTAGAAGTAATTTTTAAAAAAAATTAGAGGTTTGATTTCCAGAAGGATTCAAGCCTTTTTTTTATTACTTTAATTCTCAGTACAAAACATTTTTATTGGGAAGTTTTTGGGGTAAATTTGTGTCAAAAAAGTTTTTTTTAAAAGAGAAAATAGCGGGGTGTCGTTTTTTACAAACGAATAAATTGCAACTAAGGAAGCGATTATTGCTATGATGCTTTCGAGGTTCATGTTATAAATATACTAAAATAAAATTTCCATCAATAATTTTTTGTCGTAGTAAATGAGTATATGAAAGATCTATGGTAATGGATCTATTAGTGACAACATAATTTTAAACGGACTGAATACAGTTTCACATTGTTGAGAGTAACCTAGTTTGTAACCACTACACATTTGAACCTTCGACTGCCAGCTTAGGAGGCAGGTGATCAATATTTATAGAATTGCTTGTTTAATCAGACTCATAATATACTCAATATTTGTGGTGTTGGTTGCAATAGTTTCATAATCCCCATTGCCCCAATGGCCTGTTTCCGAAACATCTTTCATTAGCCTTTTCGGATCGTCTAATTTGCCTTTTTTTAGATTGATAAAGATTTTAATTCCTTTTTTTAGGATTACAATATCGGCAATGTTTTTATTCTTTTTGAATGCTATATAAAGTTTTTTAGGCGTTATCTCAATATCATCTGTAAGGTTTAAAATGGCATTTTTGAACGATTCATATAATTCTATAATTTCCTCTGAAGAACCATTTAAATGATCTTCTTCGGTATATACTTTGATTTCATCAGTAACTGATTTTATTAAACTATTTTGGTTTGTTAATGGTTTAATACTCTCTGCTGATTTCGTTTTCTTGATCGGGTTGATACTAATTAAATCATTTTCATAGCGTTTAACTTCCCATAATTCAATGGCAATATCTTTGAAGTTCGTCGCCAACCGTTGGTTTTCGGTAAAACTTGGAGATACAAAAAGAACTCTGGTTTGTGACCAATCTACCGAAGAACTATGAATCGATTTTTTTAAAGTTTCATTATAAGTTAAGACGAAATCTGCTTTATTTTCCAGCATTAAACTTAAATAAGTAAAACCCTGATCCACTACACTTACGTTTTTATCTCTTTTATACTCAATAATGACAAATGCTTTGGATTGTGGGTCATAGCCCAAAGTATCAATACGTTTCCCTTTTATTACAAACTCTGAATTGACCATTTCTAAGCCCATCAATTCAGAAAGGTTCCTTTCAAAAAGGGGTTGTATTTCACGCTCCAGTTTAAAAGGTTTTTCTTTAATAGCTATAAAGTACTTGTGTTTTTGGATTGATATAAATTCATAATTTGTTATTAAAAATATTGCTGTTTAAGAAGCGAATTTGACATATTACAAATTAGCGCCAACCATTCGTTTCATGGTATCCAAAAATGCTTGATGAAAAGCATCATCCTTTGCATATAAACGGTACAAGTCCAATTCGGTTTTTCTTTGTTTTGACATTACTTCATCAAGAATTTTTCGAAAGGCTAAATCTCTGTTCGTTACATCACTATTATCAGCAACTTTTGTTTGATAATCTGGATGTGCCTGAATGTATTTTCCCAGAGTTACAAATTTTATTCTTTGGTCTTCGGGTGTAGCTTCCCAACCTTGAAACCATCTTTCATTAAAACTATTGATAATTAAATCTAATGGATCAATTTCTTCACCATCACCATGAGCCCCTCTCGGATTTGGATTTTGTGGGTCGAGTTCCGTTTCGTTTGCATCTAAAACTATGGACTCATTTAGTTTAACTCGTTCCAATCCATAAGTGGATAAATCAACGGAATTTAACAACTCGTCTAAAGCATCAACAGATGCATCAGTAACAATCAATTTTGGAATTAAAAACTTTAAGAACCAAAATAATTTCTCCCAATTCAAAACTTCATAAGGAAGAATAGAGGCCATTTGACCATAAATTTTCACAAATTGTTTGGCCTTGATTTTAAAATCGGCTTTTTCGCTGTCTTCTAATTCCAGTTGAAAATTAAACCTATCAGAAGCAATATCGATTATTGTACTCAATTCCTGAGCGTCTACTTTATTGAAATATTTCGTTACAAAATCTTCCACTTCATACCATTCGTAAACCCCAACTTCATCCAATACTCCCTTAATTTCATGCAGTACATTTACATCTGTGGCACTGTTTAAAGAAGTGGCAGTATAAAATGGATCAAACGATTCCTTAATTTCGTCTACAGAATTAAAGAAATCCAAAACAAACAAATCTTCTGTTTTTTTACCCAATTTGTCGGCGGATCTGTTCAATCGTGATAATGCCTGAACAGCCAAAACACCTTGCAGTTTTTTGTCAACATACATGGCTGTTAACTTAGGCTGATCAAAACCTGTCAAATATTTATTAGCCACCACAAGAATTTTATACTCATCCATATTAAAATATCTTGCTATCTTATCGCTTATATAACCTGGATCTGATGGTTTTGCCGTATCTAAATGGGCAGGAAAATCATTTAAACTATCTTCTGTATATTCGATGCCATCAATAGTTTTTTTACCCGAAAAAGCTATGGCAATCTGAAACGGATTCCCCTTGTCTTTCAATATGTTTTTAAGCGCAAAGTAATATTTGATAGCCGATTCGATACTTTGTGTAACCACCATGGCTTTGGCTTTACTTTTCAGCTTCTTTTTATTGACAATGTTGCTAATGAAATGGTCAAACATAATTTCGGCTTTGGTAGCTATCGTTTGTTTATCACGTTCTACATAAGCTCTTAATTTTTTCTGAGCTTTTGTCGTATCAAATAAGGGATTGTCTTCTATGGACTTTTCTATTTCGTAGTAACTCTTATAAGTGGTATAATTTGCCAGTACATCCAAAATAAAACCTTCTTCAATAGCTTGCTTCATGGAATACAAATGAAAAGGCTTAAAAGAACCATCTTCCTGCGGAACACCAAACTTTTCCAGTGTATTATTTTTTGGTGTAGCCGTAAAAGCCAAATAAGAAGCATTGCCACGCATCTTTCTGGAACGCATCGCTTCTAAAATTTTATCTTGTGGGTCAATATCTTCCTCGGTATCAATATTCACTTTTCCCATGGCTCTGTTCATATTGTCAGAGGCCGAACCACTTTGACTACTGTGAGCTTCATCGATAATGACTGCAAAACGTTTGTCACTCAAATCGGCAATTCCATCAATAATAAAAGGAAATTTTTGAATGGTTGTAATGATAATACGTTTACCGCTTTCCAAACTGTCTTTCAGTTCTTTGGAAGAATAGGCAGGAGCTACAATGTTTTTTACTTCTGAGAATTCTTTGATGTTTTCTCTCAATTGCTTATCCAGTAATCGTCTGTCTGTAACCACAATTACCGAATCAAATAAAGGATTTGAAATGCCTTTACTTCCAGGAATCGTATCGCTTTCAGGATAGGTTTCAATCAATTGATATGCCACCCAGGTAATTGAATTTGATTTTCCAGAACCAGCTGAATGCTGTATTAAATAGTTCTGCCCGACACCTTTTATACTTGCGTCAGCGATTATTTTTCGAACCACATTCATTTGATGGTATCGAGGGAAGAATAAATTTCGTTTGCTTAATCCGTCTTTTTCCGAACCGTCAAAACGAACAAAATGCTGAATGATATTCGCCACGCTCTCACGGGTTAATACTTCATCCCACAAATAAGAAGTTTTGTGGCCAAATGGATTAGGCGGATTCCCTTTGCCATGATTGTGACCTAAGTTAAAAGGCAGAAAAAATGTATTACTTCCATCTAATTTTGTTGTCATATACACTTCGTCGGTGTCCACCGCAAAGTGAACCACGCAACGGCCAAAGTTTAACAATGGTTGCGTTATATCTCTTTTGAATTTGTATTGATTTTGTCCGTGTACTTTAGCATTTTGTCCAGTCCAATGGTTTTTGAGTTCCATAGTTGAGAAAGGCAGACCATTGATAAACATTACCATGTCTATTTCTTCTCGTGCATTGGTTAACGAGTATCTGATTTGTCTTGTTACGCTAAATTCGTTTTTATCAAAATTGTCTTTTACTGATTGGCTACTGCTTGCCAAAGGCAACACATAAAACAATGTAAAATGTGCATCATCCACTTCCAAACCTTTACGCAACAAACGAAGTACGCCATATTTCTTAATCATTCTATCCAAACGATCCAGTATCTTTAACTTCCAATCGTTTTGTTTTTGGATTTTGGTTAATTCATCCTTTTGGGTGTTTTCCAGAAAGTGCCAAAAACGAACTTCATCGATGGAATATTTGGCATTGAAATCATTTGCATAACCAATATAATAGCCATTTCCTGAACGATACAATTCTTGTCGTTCTTGGATATGACCTTCTTGCTTTAGATCTTCAAGACAAGAACCAGTAAGTTTTTTTTCTATCGCAGACTCTAGTGCTTGTTCGTTGGTTTGGCTTGGCATAATTTTTATTTTTAAAAACCAATATCGTCTTTTGGCCCTATATAACCTATATGTACTTTTTTATTGACATTGTCGGGATAATAATATAGCCTAAATGCCTCTCTACCAAAAGACCATTTTATATGAAGAGAAAAAATTTTTGGCCCAATATCAGCACAGGTAAAAGTTCTTAAGCTTTCTGTATTTCTAATCCTAGTAGGTGTATCTGGACTGTTATCTAGCCCTAGATTTTTATACTCAAAATTTCCAGTTTTCCAGTTTTTAGTAAAATTATTTAGAATTTTAAGCTTTTCAAATATTAATTTAAATCTATCATCATTAACAGAAAAATGACTGATTTGTTCTAAAACATTATCACAAAAGACTAATTTGGTAAAAATGTTTTCTTTGATTTCCCAAAATCCTTTAATACTTGTAAATTCTAAATTTGCATTACATGTTTCTTTAAATATTTTAAAAAGCTCTTCGTCTGTAATTTGTTTAATTTCAGAAATTCCTAGATTTGAAAAATTTATTCCTAGGAATCCATTACATGCATTTGGAAATTTATTATCAAAATCTAGTTCATTTGAAAAATATTCTTGGGTAGCTGTAAAAGAACCGAATAATTTAGGAATTAATATCTGCAATTCATTAGAAACTAAACTATATGTAAAATTATACATAGAGCCAATATCAGTTTTAAACTGCCAGAAATCTTCATGAATCAATAAATTATCTGCATCTTTTTTACTTGCTAATTGAATCTTATTTAATTTTTCGATTCCCAATTCAAATTCTTCGATCGTTACATCTTTAATTGCTTCATTTAATAAAAAAAAATTATTCATATTTTCTAATATCAAAAAGTTCTGCAAAATCAATTTGAGTTTGGTCAAAGAATCCTTTTGGCCAATTGGATAGTTCTCCTTTTTTATTGATTGATAAAGAGTCTATATTTGGTTGTATAGAATTTTCATCATAGCTAAAATGATTGATTGTAACAATATCAGAGTCAATTTCATTTAATGAACATGCAATTTGAATACCATTTATAAAGTGGTCACTATGAGTTTCTACTATTACCTTAACTCCAGATTTGGCTACCATTGCTAAAAATCTACCTATTTTAGATTGTGCAGAAGGATGCAAATGTGCTTCTGGATTTTCCACTATCATAAATGATTTTTTTTTAGCAATTAAACCAGTAACTATTATTGGTAAAATATAACTTATTCCAAAACCAATATTAGGAGCAATTATATGCTCACCTTTAGTATAAGTATTATTTATTTTTACCTGAGCAGATAAAGTTTCTTTATCACATGTAGCATAAACAGAAACGCCAGGCATTATGTAGTCTAACCAAGCATTCACTTGTTGCTCAAGTCTTGGGTTTTTTAATTTAATATTTATTCTTTCATCTTCAACTTTAAACTTATAATTAAAATCTGTATCACCAATTAATTGAGCCACAAATTCTCCTTGATAACCTGTTGTGGGATAGTCAAAAAAACGAATTTCTTGTTTTATTCTTGGACCAATTCTTTCAGCATTTAAATAATAAATTTCTTGTTTAAAAAGTGAATCTAATTTATTTATTTCATTAATAACACTTGTAGGTGTTAATCCTAAATTATCATCACCAATTTCATATGTAACATTAAATTCTTCATCTTCATTAAATAAACCTAAACTAATAGCTTCATTTTTTGACGAATCCTTAGGTAAAACAAAACTACTATTGCCCAATGACAAACAATATGATCCATTTAGTTCTACATTAAGTCCATTCGGTTTTTTAAAATTGTACATATTATTTTCCCATATTGCACAATGTTCAATTGTTCTTCTTAAGAATAATAATGATTGTATTGCTGTACTTTTTCCATTTCCATTTGCTCCAGCAAAAATTGTAAGACCATTTATTGGTATGTCAACTTCATAAAAACATTTAAAATTTTCAATTTTTAGATATTCCATAACTTAAACGGTTAAAATATTTTGAATTAAATTTTCTACAGCTCCAAAAACATATAATAAATTGTTTTTTCCATTTGTTCCATATGATAAATAACTTAATAGTTCCCAGTCTTCCTGAATAGTTTCTGAAAGAGGAATTAACAATGCCGTTTCGGGATTATTTGCTTTTATCATTTCATGATCATAATTTGCTAACATTACTGACCAACTGACAAAAAGCGCTTTATTTATTAATTGCTTACTTGCATATGGTTGTAAGTCATTAGGTCTTATTTTTCTAAATGCATATTTTTTTCCAAATAAGTATTCGGCATTTTTCATTGCATTTGAAAAAAGAGCAATATATCTTTCTAAATTTTCTGCTTTTAATTTTGATAATTCATCTGTTAAATCGTCTAATGCTGTATCCATATAACCATTATATTCATTGATAAAACCATCTTTTTCAATATAACGATGAAACATGATAAACCTTAACGCAATTTCTTGGTCATCCATTCTAGTTTCTTTAATACTATAATCTGTTGCTGTTTTAAATTCCAACAAATTTACCATTGCATTTAGTGTATCCCTTAAACTTGTACTAGCTAAACAATTTCTTATTTCTTGATTGTTTAAAGGTTTACCACCTGTATTAATTCTTCTGAAAATATCATATTTAACTTTTGGAGGCGATGATGGATCAATTACATTCACTGAAAATTGTGTTTGATTAAACCATCTAGAATATTTTGAATCCAAACCTACTTTTCTTCCAGCATCGGAATAATATCTGCCTTCACAAGTTTCAG
Protein-coding sequences here:
- a CDS encoding DUF5655 domain-containing protein — encoded protein: MGLEMVNSEFVIKGKRIDTLGYDPQSKAFVIIEYKRDKNVSVVDQGFTYLSLMLENKADFVLTYNETLKKSIHSSSVDWSQTRVLFVSPSFTENQRLATNFKDIAIELWEVKRYENDLISINPIKKTKSAESIKPLTNQNSLIKSVTDEIKVYTEEDHLNGSSEEIIELYESFKNAILNLTDDIEITPKKLYIAFKKNKNIADIVILKKGIKIFINLKKGKLDDPKRLMKDVSETGHWGNGDYETIATNTTNIEYIMSLIKQAIL
- a CDS encoding DUF262 domain-containing protein, translated to MLIEIQTSNNENILLSPIRKNSDEGSNNIFELIDEQNKKWLEIKLENNSFYILNKDEEITEDEDLLKIKLDKLVLEVIEAEQSGTENNETAPNEEIQPFNPEDIKVHSKQFSLRLISDMIDDKDIDLAPDFQRHFVWNNFQKSRLIESILLRIPLPMFYFSEDEEGRITIVDGLQRLTTIKEFMENKFPLKNLEYLTETCEGRYYSDAGRKVGLDSKYSRWFNQTQFSVNVIDPSSPPKVKYDIFRRINTGGKPLNNQEIRNCLASTSLRDTLNAMVNLLEFKTATDYSIKETRMDDQEIALRFIMFHRYIEKDGFINEYNGYMDTALDDLTDELSKLKAENLERYIALFSNAMKNAEYLFGKKYAFRKIRPNDLQPYASKQLINKALFVSWSVMLANYDHEMIKANNPETALLIPLSETIQEDWELLSYLSYGTNGKNNLLYVFGAVENLIQNILTV
- a CDS encoding DUF3696 domain-containing protein, with protein sequence MEYLKIENFKCFYEVDIPINGLTIFAGANGNGKSTAIQSLLFLRRTIEHCAIWENNMYNFKKPNGLNVELNGSYCLSLGNSSFVLPKDSSKNEAISLGLFNEDEEFNVTYEIGDDNLGLTPTSVINEINKLDSLFKQEIYYLNAERIGPRIKQEIRFFDYPTTGYQGEFVAQLIGDTDFNYKFKVEDERINIKLKNPRLEQQVNAWLDYIMPGVSVYATCDKETLSAQVKINNTYTKGEHIIAPNIGFGISYILPIIVTGLIAKKKSFMIVENPEAHLHPSAQSKIGRFLAMVAKSGVKVIVETHSDHFINGIQIACSLNEIDSDIVTINHFSYDENSIQPNIDSLSINKKGELSNWPKGFFDQTQIDFAELFDIRKYE
- a CDS encoding type I restriction endonuclease subunit R codes for the protein MPSQTNEQALESAIEKKLTGSCLEDLKQEGHIQERQELYRSGNGYYIGYANDFNAKYSIDEVRFWHFLENTQKDELTKIQKQNDWKLKILDRLDRMIKKYGVLRLLRKGLEVDDAHFTLFYVLPLASSSQSVKDNFDKNEFSVTRQIRYSLTNAREEIDMVMFINGLPFSTMELKNHWTGQNAKVHGQNQYKFKRDITQPLLNFGRCVVHFAVDTDEVYMTTKLDGSNTFFLPFNLGHNHGKGNPPNPFGHKTSYLWDEVLTRESVANIIQHFVRFDGSEKDGLSKRNLFFPRYHQMNVVRKIIADASIKGVGQNYLIQHSAGSGKSNSITWVAYQLIETYPESDTIPGSKGISNPLFDSVIVVTDRRLLDKQLRENIKEFSEVKNIVAPAYSSKELKDSLESGKRIIITTIQKFPFIIDGIADLSDKRFAVIIDEAHSSQSGSASDNMNRAMGKVNIDTEEDIDPQDKILEAMRSRKMRGNASYLAFTATPKNNTLEKFGVPQEDGSFKPFHLYSMKQAIEEGFILDVLANYTTYKSYYEIEKSIEDNPLFDTTKAQKKLRAYVERDKQTIATKAEIMFDHFISNIVNKKKLKSKAKAMVVTQSIESAIKYYFALKNILKDKGNPFQIAIAFSGKKTIDGIEYTEDSLNDFPAHLDTAKPSDPGYISDKIARYFNMDEYKILVVANKYLTGFDQPKLTAMYVDKKLQGVLAVQALSRLNRSADKLGKKTEDLFVLDFFNSVDEIKESFDPFYTATSLNSATDVNVLHEIKGVLDEVGVYEWYEVEDFVTKYFNKVDAQELSTIIDIASDRFNFQLELEDSEKADFKIKAKQFVKIYGQMASILPYEVLNWEKLFWFLKFLIPKLIVTDASVDALDELLNSVDLSTYGLERVKLNESIVLDANETELDPQNPNPRGAHGDGEEIDPLDLIINSFNERWFQGWEATPEDQRIKFVTLGKYIQAHPDYQTKVADNSDVTNRDLAFRKILDEVMSKQRKTELDLYRLYAKDDAFHQAFLDTMKRMVGANL